CAGCGGCGAAATGATCACGGTGGGGCCGGATCCGCGCCGTCGCAGCAGCGCGGTCGCGACGAAGTACACCGCCGACTTGCCCCAGCCGGTGCGCTGCACCACCAGGGCCCGCCGGCGCTCCTCCACCAGGGCCGCCACGGCCTGCCACTGGTCCTCCCGCAGCCGCGCCGAACCTCCCGGTGCGCCCACGAGCTCGGCGAGGACGGCATCGGCTTCGGTGCGGAGCTCCAGGTTGTCCATGCCCCCATGCAACCGGATGGCACGGACAATCGGCCAATTCACCCAACGTGACGAGCACGTCACGGATGGCCTACGCGTCGCACGCCGCGAGCGGGCCGCGCCGGGGTGCGTGCCTCCACCAGGCCTGGACCGGGACCCCGGCGCCGCCGTCGAGTCTGGCCCGTAGCGAGTGTTTCCGCTGGTACTGGCGCTTCGGCCGTAGTCGAATGAGTCATCTTCGGTGTGACGGGGCAAGGATATGAACGGCATACCGGCGAATTCCGGTCGGCGGCGCCAATTGCTCGTTGCCGCATGCTCACGGGCCACGCGAGAATCGGAGTGTTCCCGCTCGGCTCGACGGCGCTCTCCTGGGCCGCGCCGCGGCGTGCCCGCACTTCAGCTGTGCCCGTCCGCGGGCGTGTACCCGAAGGGAGGACCGTGACCTTCGGATTCGCCCCGCCCTCGACCACGTCTCTGACACAGGCAGCCGGCGGCTCCAGCCGGCACGGCCGACTGCTGGAACCCGCCGAGTGGACATCGGCGGGCATCCCCCTGCTGCGCAATCCGCGCGAGGTGGTCAGCGGGCTGCACTCCCGGCACGTTCCGGTCCCCTCGACCGCGGTGATCGCCGTCCTCGGCCCCGAGGAACAGCTCGTCGCGAGCGCCTCCTTCGTCCAGCGCTCGGCCTCGGCCGACGGCTGGGAGTACCGCAACGCCCTGCTCGCCGCGCTGCGCCGGGTCCTCCCGCACGACCTGCGGCGCCGGACCCCGGTCCGGACGGCGGTCCTGCTGTACTGCCGCGAGGGCGACGAGCGGTGGACCGAGGAGGACGGCGCCTGGATGTGGGGTCTGCGGGACGCCTGCACCCTGCACGGGCTGCGCTGCGGTGCGTACATCACGCTGACCCGCGGGGGCTGGCAGGTGCTGGGCGAAGGCCGGGGCGGCCGGCGGCCGAGCTCCGACTCGCGCCCCGAGCGCCTCGGCGACACCGTGGCCGAGTTCCCCGCGGTGAGCCTGCGCACCAGCGGCGGCGCGACCGAGGTCCTGCGCCGTACCGCCGCGCGCTGAGCCCGCCGTACCCGTACGCCGGCCCGCCCGCGGGCAGCCCTCACGGCCGCACACCCTGGAGCGGGCGTACGGCAGGTCAGGCCTCGGGCTTCAGCGGGGCCGGCTCCCGGCCGACCCCGCCCCTCGACCGCGCCGGGGTACGGGGCGTCAGACGCCCGTGCCCAGCACGGAGTTGATCTGCTGCGGGTCGCCGCACACGATGAGCAGCGCGCCGGCCCGCGTCAGCGCGGTCGGCAGGGCGGCGGCGTTCGCCTCGGCCGGTCCGCCGTTGGCCGCGAAGACCACGACGGGACGGCCCGCAGCGCGCTCGACCTGCGTCGCGTCCGCGTAGAAGACGTCGTCCCCGGCGTCGTGCAGGGCCCAGTACGCGGCCTCGCCGAAGGACAGCTCGTGAGCGGCCCACGGGTGCGGGTCGCCGGTGGTGAGCACCAGGATGTCGCCGGGCGCGCGCCCGGTGTCGAGCAGCAGGTCGACGGCCTCTTCGGCCGCGTCCAGCGCACCCTCGGCGGAGGCCGGGATCAGCTGGATCTGCGGCACCGCCGCGGAGACGGACGGTGCGGTGGGGGCGGCGGGAACGGGTCCGGGGGTGGCCTGCGGCGCACGCTGCGCGGGCGGGGCGGGCCTGGAGGCACCTCCCGCGCGGCTTGCCGCTGCGGGGGAGGGACCGGGGCGTCCGGGCCGCGGCACGGCGGCGGGACGCGGACCAGGTACGGGACGGGGGGTCTGCGCGGTGCGGCTCGCAGCCGGCGTGACGCGGGGACCCTGGGCACTCTCGTGAATCTGAGGCTCCTCGGGGGTGAGAGGCATGAGTTGATGTCTATCAAACACCGGTACGAAACGTACCGGCGGGTGGCACGTGGGTGCGATCAGAAATCGAAGCCGAGTTGGCCTCCGTTTTCCAGCTCCACCGACTCCTCGCTGCGGCGCACCTTCTTGAGGTGGCGCCACCGGGGCAGCGCGTCGAGGTACGACCACGAGAGCCGGTGGTACGGGGTCGGCCCGAGTTCCTCGAGCGCGGCCCGGTGCACGGGCGAGGGGTATCCGGCGTTGTCACCGAAGGCGAAGTCCTGAATGCCGCCGCCCTGTTGACCGAGTTCGGCCATCATGCGGTCGCGCCTGACCTTGGCGATCACCGAGGCCGCCGCGACGGCGACGCAGGACTGGTCGCCCTTGATCACCGTACGAACCCGCCAGGGCGGGCCGAGATAGTCGTGCTTGCCGTCGAGGATCACCGCGTCGGGCCGCACGGGCAGCGCCTCCAAGGCGCGCTCCGCGGCGAGCCGCAGGGCGGCGGTCATCCCGAGTTCGTCGATCTCCTCCGGCGAGGCATGCCCCAGGGCGTACGCGGTGACCCAGGTCTCGAGGACGTCGAGGAGCGCGTCGCGGCGTTTTTGGGTGAGCAGTTTGGAGTCGGTGAGCCCTGCGGGCGGCCGGCGCAGACCGGTGATCGCCGCGCACACGGTGACCGGACCGGCCCAGGCCCCTCGTCCGACTTCGTCGACCCCGGCGATGACCTTGGCGCCGGTGGTTGCACGGAGGGAGCGTTCGACGGTGTGGGTGGGTGCTTCGTACGGCATGGCGCCAGCAAGGTTACGCCGCCCCGAGCCGCCTGCACACCCCGGCCCGGGTGGAGTCGGTACGCCGTCTCACGCCCTGAGCAGCGGCACCATGACCTGATCGATCATCTCCGCGATGTCCGGATCCGTCCATTCGCTCCCGCACACCTTCGCGCCGTACATCATCATCGCCGGAATGACGTCGGCGACGAACGGACCGGTCGCATCCGGCCGCACGTCTCCCCGCTCGATCCCCCGCTGGACAAGGTCCCTGATCAACCGGTGGGCGGGCTCGTGCAGCCCCGCCCGGATGACGTCGTGGAACCGACCCGCATGGGCGTGGTCGCATTCGTGAAGGACAGCCCGCAGCGCCTGGCCGGCCCGCGACTCCATCACGTCCCGCATCCGCACACACAACCGGATGAGGTCGCCCCGGATCGATCCGTGGTCGGCGATCGC
The Streptomyces sp. NBC_01296 DNA segment above includes these coding regions:
- a CDS encoding ribonuclease HII; translation: MPYEAPTHTVERSLRATTGAKVIAGVDEVGRGAWAGPVTVCAAITGLRRPPAGLTDSKLLTQKRRDALLDVLETWVTAYALGHASPEEIDELGMTAALRLAAERALEALPVRPDAVILDGKHDYLGPPWRVRTVIKGDQSCVAVAAASVIAKVRRDRMMAELGQQGGGIQDFAFGDNAGYPSPVHRAALEELGPTPYHRLSWSYLDALPRWRHLKKVRRSEESVELENGGQLGFDF
- a CDS encoding TetR/AcrR family transcriptional regulator, which produces MVGSRWSATSPGRRRGPELERAILDAALEQLSTVGWNALTMEGVAAGAHTGKAAVYRRWPSKADLVADVLRTGLPPIGAIADHGSIRGDLIRLCVRMRDVMESRAGQALRAVLHECDHAHAGRFHDVIRAGLHEPAHRLIRDLVQRGIERGDVRPDATGPFVADVIPAMMMYGAKVCGSEWTDPDIAEMIDQVMVPLLRA